NNNNNNNNNNNNNNNNNNNNNNNNNNNNNNNNNNNNNNNNNNNNNNNNNNNNNNNNNNNNNNNNNNNNNNNNNNNNNNNNNNNNNNNNNNNNNNNNNNNNNNNNNNNNNNNNNNNNNNNNNNNNNNNNNNNNNNNNNNNNNNNNNNNNNNNNNNNNNNNNNNNNNNNNNNNNNNNNNNNNNNNNNNNNNNNNNNNNNNNNNNNNNNNNNNNNNNNNNNNNNNNNNNNNNNNNNNNNNNNNNNNNNNNNNNNNNNNNNNNNNNNNNNNNNNNNNNNNNNNNNNNNNNNNNNNNNNNNNNNNNNNNNNNNNNNNNNNNNNNNNNNNNNNNNNNNNNNNNNNNNNNNNNNNNNNNNNNNNNNNNNNNNNNNNNNNNNNNNNNNNNNNNNNNNNNNNNNNNNNNNNNNNNNNNNNNNNNNNNNNNNNNNNNNNNNNNNNNNNNNNNNNNNNNNNNNNNNNatagcgcccccctttggccagttgatgtaatattgcttcattggcatcctcccatgaccctctaccactgtgccaaatttcacatggattgaccaagtcagtgaggagagaaacgtggaacacacacacacacacacacacacacacacacacacacacacacacacacacacacacacacacacagttttcatcaTTACATAGTAAGATAACATGGACATAGTCACTACTCCAGTAAAGGCGAATAATTTATCAACTACAACGGTCTGTTGAgttgtaatgcagcctttaacaCTAGGAGCAGAGCACTTACAATATTACGATATTGAAAATCGAGGCTGATGTttagtctcatatcacgatattgatataatatgGATGCATTGCCCTGCCCTAACCTCTGCGCTGCAGTGGAGTAGCAGTATAAAGTCACATTCAATGGAAATACTTAAAGTGCCACAAACTTGTACGAGTAAGTCCAAGAATTCACAAAATCAGAGattaggaaaaaataaacagaattcTGTGttgcagaaatacatttttttctggttccTGTGACACATCTGATTTTTCTTGCAACCACTAGTGAAGGTCGATAAACACTGATTGTGATTTGGGAAATGATCAGCAGCAGTTTCCTGATATTGAGACACAACTGTCAACTCTGTGATGTGGATGCGCTCCAAAGTCTGAAGGCAACAGCGTGTTGAGTGTAGAATCTGCTGTAGTTGTAGCTAAGGTGCTGTAATGATTTAACCCACTGCTCCGCTGCTGTgatgcctcatttccactgcatgtcACATTGTGTTAATTGTCAAAAATTGTGAATGGTAACTGGTACTTTTTTGGAGGTCCCAAGCGAGCTGAGCTGAAACTAGAGGTGAGTGTCAAGGCTTCAATGTGTTGTGCTGGATTTTACTGTGAAACATGTACAAACCAtcaggaggggggggggttgacATAACAAACCTGAGCAACCACAAAATAACGAATAGGATGGAGTCGAAAAATAATTTCTGAAATACAAAATGATGTTTATTTTCtaactttttttctcatgtttgcttttttggGGTAAATACAGCAGTTTTACCTCTTCACACCTCCAGCTGAGATTCAGATGTATCTAAGAGGAGAAAACACCTCTCTGATCGAACTCCTCACCACATTTAGACACATACAACCTTTGACAGAGTCTGAAGCAGCTGCACATGAAGAACCAGCCAACAGCAGTCAGTCAGGAGTCTGTACTGAAGTGTGACACTGACCTGTGAGTCCAGCAGCTGGAGCTGGATCTCGTAGTTCCCCAGCGGTGGCGGTTGTCTCTTCAGGTCCTGCAGAGCCAGTCGGACAGCCGGGGCCACGGCGGCGGTCAGGTTCTCCCTCCCAGACCCAGAGCTGACAGGCATCATCCACAGCACGGGCAGAGGGTGGCGGACCTGGGCCAGTGCCGGCCCGACTACCAGCCAGcagaccagcagcagcctgaacacCTCCACCTGTCCATGCCGCTCCATTCTCTGCTCCTACTGCTGACACTTTTCCTCTCTGATGCTCCTGCAGAGAAACTCTAATCCTGTGTAAGCAGCTGAGGAGGCTGAGTGAGGAGATAAAAGGATCAGCATGGACACAAGATGTCACCAAGATCCTCAGCAGACGGCTCGCTGTCTCTCAACACTCACACAGGAGCTGGTTTACCACAATCATGCTAAATTTTGCTTCATAGAAAAAGGTAAATCTACCTCCTGCTTCAAGTTTAAACCAGCTGCAGGTTTAACTTGCTGCAACTTCAGGACAGAAATCACAAAACTACATGACACAAACTAAAGTCAGCAGTCAGACTAACAGCAGCTGTCAGTGTGGCTGCTGACTTAATCTTCATCACACAAAACTAAACTGTTAACAACTTGATTACAGGCCACACAGAATATTCAGCAATCTAATCTCCACCTGCTTCACCCTGATGATATACTAAGATGTGTCTGTTAACTTGTCTGTAAAGGGAGAAGTTGCTGATTTTTAACTGGGCCTGTTGCTGCAattcaaagagacagaaacgTACAATGAAACGGTTAAATAAGTCAAGTCTAAAATGTGCTCTATCAACATTGTTGCTGCCATTTGCATTCAGCTGGTTTGTGTTTAATAAAAGTTTTGACCATTGACTTTGGAGGTTCACGTTATTACGCTCGTCACCTGTTGACACAGTTTTGAGCTGCCGTACGTTATCTTAACAAAGAGCAAAGACGAACAAGACAGTTGACTTTTTTATAGGCTGTTTCTCTTCACTAAGGGTGCTGTGATAACTGAGACTTGACATCAAACAGTTTGCTGTGGACGTCCATGTTTTCCAGAGCGGATGCACCGAGACACATTCAGACCACACCTCTGGAATACTGAGTCGGAATAATCGACTTGAACCTTGGAAACCTGTGGATTGCCCCGTCTGGGAtaagagttactgccccaagctaagagttcaagtatcttgaggtcttgttcatgagtgagggcagaatggagcgtgagatgggaCGATTTGGAGCGGCGTCTgtagtgatgcaggcgctgtgctGGACAGTCATGGTGAAGacggagctgagccagaaggcaaagcttttgatttcctggtccatctccgtcccaaccctcacctatggtcatgagctctgggtagtgactgaaagaatgaggtcacagatacaagcgtctgaaatgagtttcctctgtagggtgtctgggctcagccttagagatagggggaggagtcagacatctggagggagctcggagtagagccgctgctccttcatgttgaggtggttcaacatctgatcaggatcctcctgggtgcctcctgttagaggtgtttgggcacgtcccactggtaggaggccccggggcagacccagaacacactggagggattatatatctctcatctggtctgggaacacctcggggtcctccaggaggagctgggaagcatCACTGgtgagagggacgtctggggtgctttgctcagcctgctgcaccTGAGACCCGGCCTCAGATAagcaaatgaaaatggatggatggatggaattaTGGATTTACGTCGTGCAACGATTGCAGCATGTGTCACAGCAGTGTGGGGAGTGTGTGCAGCTTCCCCCCGTGCCGCCAGCTCCCAGAGCTCCCCGCCTGTGCTGTGAGCAGAAATCCACCGGATGGCGCCAAACATGTGACTTTGagtcactgatgacatgttttgtATCATCCTGTGATTTTTGGCTGGTGGACAGGCAGGGGAGCTCCTGCAGCTGGCAGAAGGGGTGAGACACACTAACCTGACCACAGTGACATGTCCCTTTAATGGCTCAcaatcaacaaaataaataaaagcaataaaaactgaagagaattaaaaaatgaataacttTTGTATCTTTCTTTGACTTGTTGGCAGTGGATGAACAGTCCAGGGATCATGAATGTCTACGTGACATTTCATGATCAATCCACCCGAAACCGAGCGAAAGACCATCAGACTGATGAGCTGTCAGATCGTCCCATAATATAATGACTCATTTGAATGGAGGGAACCTGGAAACAACTTATATCAACAACAAGAAagtgaaacaaataaaacctcttcacttttttttcttttttactcagatgaaaaacatgttttcagaacTCAGATTTcagcacaaacaaaaccaaagtcaGGACTCAAAATCAAACATCAAAAAACAGCTTAAATAAAACTCTGTTGTACTTTAatgaaaacacatgaaattaTTGAACTTAAAAATCTATCTTGAGACATTTCTAAGGGTCACCACTTGTGATTGATCTTGTTTCAACAAATTACAACAACTCAAACTTTCCATTCTTGTTGAGACTTTTCCAAACCATCAGTTTTGGCAGAAACTAATCCACCAGTCAGGACTTAATCACCCTCAGGGGTCGACCACACATGCTGTCGGGAGTGTTATCATCAGGTCTAATTATCCTCAAGGCGTCTCCGGTCGCTTTGGATCAgatctctttcttttccttttcagtAAAGATTGTTTATGCACGTTTGGATTTGTGGGGTTTCCACggatcattttcatttcaggGCCAACATCTTGGACTGTCGACAACACACTGACCGTCCAGTTGCTTCAGGTAGATATtcagagaaatgaaatgaaactaaCGGGAAGAAAATGAGTCTAAATACTGAATGGTGATTTGGAAAATGATCAGCACGAGTGGAAAATCTACTCAAGTTGAAGTTTATGTGCTGAAATCACTCAAACCACCGCTTCACTCCTCTGATGACGCATTTCAACTGCATGGTTCGGCAACTCGACTTGCTCTGTTTGGTTTTCCATTAGTGTAGAATAGTGTCTGCTACTTTTTGATCGACTTTCCAAGCGAGCTGAGCTGATACTGGAagaaggaaaggcagagggtcAGAGAGAATCATCGCTACCACGACATCCTGtaaaaaacttttaaagaaTATTACACaggatttttcttaaaaaaataatacatggATTCATACAGAAGCAATCCCTCTCAATCGGCACTTATGACCcgctctcagtgtgtggtggtgtatttctctgcagagactctttccattttttagtctttttgtctttgttccGGGTGTTTATGGGCGTGTCCCTCCACAGCCCTtaggtgaggtcggggctttacAGAAAATTAGTCACAAAATCCAAGAGACGCAGcgctgaaaaaacacaaatatagccaGTATATAGTCAGCCCACAAAACTACAGTGAACAATCGAAGTGCAGTCGTTCTTCTGTTTAGCTGCTGATGAAATGGTTCATTGAGTTTTGTGTTGAAGATGATGTCACTGCTGTTTCACATGTGGTCACTTTGGTGATCAGCTGAGAATACACTGAGGGGGTACGATCTGCTGAggaaagcaaaaaagaaaagcatgagAGTTGAGTCGAGCCATGCAGTGGGAATGAGGCGCAGGTGTCCACTGAGCATCCTCCTCATGTTCTTTCACAGCGTTTTTGTTCAAGCAGTTTGTAAAAAGTTACATCAACTCTGTCCTTTAGTCGGCTCTTTGGACCGTCCAGTTTGACGGCCGGGTCCCCTCCCtctgccgccgccgccgccgctgctgccaccacccccacccccaccccctactcctcctttcttcctcttgTGTCCTGGTCTCTGTCCACCCTCCTCCCTGTTAGCAGACTGAGCCCACAGGGCATCGTAGCGGCCCGGTGCCTGGTACCCGGGCTGGCTACAGTCCAGCGGCTCTCTGGAGAGGAGGATCCAGATGGTGGGCAGGTTCCTGCTGACCGTCAGGCTGTCGAGGCCGGCGGCGGGCTCCAGCGGCTCCCACACCTCCTGCACGGTGCTGAACAGCAGCCTGGTGAGCTGGTGCAGCCCCTTCACACGCCGCTTTACGATCTCAGCACATGTGATGGCTTTAGACACGCCCTTACCGACCGCGGTGAAGACGATCTGTTTGCAGAGCGGCCGGCCTGGTGCTTCCTGTTGTCCCTCCACAGCCACGCCTCCGTCCTCAGGAGTGCATCGTCCCTCATCCTCCGCTGCGCGGGGTTTGGCCTCCATGCGGATCTGAGCGTAGCGCAGCAGGTTGCGGATCTTGCTGTTTTCTTTGACGCGGACTTCCGGCGTGTCAGGGGGGAGGCCGGGGAAGGGACAGATGGGCGGCTGCTCCACCGTCCGAGCTTTATTGTAGTTCTCcatctgcagacagacacaggacagacagacagaaaggatGCAGAGCACAGTCACAATATTAATAAGATCGTTTCAGTATGAATctaaatctgtaaaaaaaaaatcacataaaataatCAAACTGATGTTCAGACAGTGACAAAACTACAAAGCGTACAGCTTCACATCCGACACTGACTCATACataaaacagcagaaaacaaattacACTATTTTTAATCGGATGTGAAGGGTAGCATTACTGGTGCGCAACCGCCTGCTCTACCTGTGTCCTCTGATGAGGActgtagcaattttttaatgtattttgtgaatAAGGTTGCCAGTGTCAAGGCCACTGACACTggcaacctcctcctcctcctcccttcctgatCCTCCCAAACAACGGTCAATTATTGACAATTTCTCACCTGTCTCCTTACAAGACTTAGCAGATCTTGTGTTCACTATGAAGATCTCTTCTAGTCCGCTGGATATCCTGCCCACAActttgctgaaaaatgttttcagcactattggtccatctctgctctccataATCAATAGCTCACTGGTTTCTGGTCGTGTCCCGTCCCATTTCAAGCAAGCAGTTGTTNNNNNNNNNNNNNNNNNNNNNNNNNNNNNNNNNNNNNNNNNNNNNNNNNNNNNNNNNNNNNNNNNNNNNNNNNNNNNNNNNNNNNNNNNNNNNNNNNNNNNNNNNNNNNNNNNNNNNNNNNNNNNNNNNNNNNNNNNNNNNNNNNNNNNNNNNNNNNNNNNNNNNNNNNNNNNNNNNNNNNNNNNNNNNNNNNNNNNNNNNNNNNNNNNNNNNNNNNNNNNNNNNNNNNNNNNNNNNNNNNNNNNNNNNNNNNNNNNNNNNNNNNNNNNNNNNNNNNNNNNNNNNNNNNNNNNNNNNNNNNNNNNNNNNNNNNNNNNNNNNNNNNNNNNNNNNNNNNNNNNNNNNNNNNNNNNNNNNNNNNNNNNNNNNNNNNNNNNNNNNNNNNNNNNNtccgtggacatttttaaaaagcagttaaaaacacatctgtttaggcttgcgttccattaattgtccattgtatcatctctgtatttcgctgcactttactttttatatgtttttgtgtattttgcattgtttgttattgtattttttgtattttatcttgtgaagcactttgtttattgtattttttgtattttatcttgtgaagcactttgtgagtcctctctgtgagaagtaatatataaataaatttacttacttacttacaaaACTCTTCATATGGGTCAAAAACTTAAGTTTGCTTTCTCTGAattctaactttgatacaataccttgaaaaacatcactctagcttttggatttgggaaAGAGTTGCTCATGTTCACTAATATTTTTAGACTGTCTTAGAACACAGGAATAACatggatttttaaaatgattgtagtttccctttaagatgCTGACTGTGAATTTCACCGTGCCCAGTTTGAGTTCATTATTCAGTAGGTGAAGATAATAATCAGGCAGTTGGTCACTGCTGCTAACTAAGTTTATCAAAttactaaaaataataattgtgacagaattaaaatacaatattcAGTCGAAACAAAGATCTGTCTGCCACAAGGTGACGCCAAATcaccagagagacagaaatcCTCCACACAGAGAGGTGTTGTCACTGTAGAGCAGtttctgacatttatttttgttactgaTTCATTTgtggattattttctcaataacTGGTTTGGCCTATGAAGATTAGTGCACAATGACAAAAACCTGTGACAATACAGAGCCTAAAATAACTtcatcaaatgtcttgttttgtctaaacaacattttcaaatcCCCAAAATATTATATTTCTTATTATGTCAGCAAATATCACATGTTTGTGGTATAATTGTTGCAGCCCAACGTCACAGTGAAGGTGTCCATGCAGGTCCAGAGTGATGATATCAGACAGgatataacagaacatttatgGCAAAGATGCTCAACTTGGTTTGCTCAGGGCCACTTTGACACGAGGCCAGTTAATGAACAAATAATCATATTTATCAGTAGATATAACAGGGTTGGGGAAAAAACAGATACAgcctcatatcacaatatttgtCTGTGGCAATATTGTTCTGTCACACAGTGCTGAGTATCGATTTTTTCATTATACAaattattacaaatacaaattaaactttaggcaGACTACTTGAATAACATAATATTTTTTCCAGTCTATTTGATAAATTTTGCTGCACAAACAAAAGTTGTGGTGAGTTGAACAGACGGAAAACTTTATcctattagataaaacagacgtCTTTTTCCTTTATGGACATAATTTCCAGATGGAAAAAGGTAATGAACTGCagtatatcacaatatattttatcacaatactcggCATATCGCAACATagttaaaatcacaataatatcgtatcatgggtCCACTGGTGATTCACACCTCTGATAATAAATGAACGTCCTGTTTTCTGCCCTTCAACATTTGCTGACCTCACTCATCTTTACCAAGAAGCAAAAACATGCAAGTGACTGATATATTTGCTTCACTGACCAGCCAAAAAAGACAATGGTAGCCTAGTgggtggctggtagattttggaaaGACAAAAAACTCAATGGACTCCACACAGGTCAGGAGCATGCAGGGGCGTTTTCAGGATGTAAGGTCATTCAGGGCATAACCTGGCCCCCGAATGAGGGATCcttttatattaaaataaaaagctctatttttatttttttaatgcactctcACACCTTATTTACATCCACACCACTGTGAATTCATATATTTTCATCATGATTTAGCAAGCGGTCAGCGGGACACCCAGCTCTCTATGGTGGGCCAGATTTAGCCTGCAGTATCAGTGATTTATGGTAACATCTGTGTAACTTCACTGGCAGTGCTCTGTAGTAACATTATGGATGTCACATCAGATGTTGACCACTGTGGAAAACATCAGCACCAGACTCCACTCAAAAATTAAATCACTTTTACTTTAGCCACTCTTCCACTTGCACATTGGGAAGAAATTGAACCTGGAGGGACAGTACCCTTTTAAGCAAACTCATGAAAATTCGGGGTATAAATTATTTAACTCCACAGTGAAGTAAGAGTTACATTTTGGAAGTGAGGTCCTTTTTTCTTACATCCACGGTGCTACATTTGGTGAGGACTGCCATATTAGCAAGCTGCTCAACTGTacaattacattaaaacaaacagtgcTTGGTGTGCTGAAGGTATGCCGAATAAAGAAGGGCTTCGTCATGATTCAACACCTTGTTGAAACATATTCTGTCattagctcattttcaccgggGGCAGAGAAAATTTTAAATCTACAGTATTATTACCGGAGATCGGCACGGTGACTTTCCTGAACGTCACAGGAGCGTTGAGGCTCGACAAACGTTAGGCTGATAAAGGAAGGACAAACTTAATGTTCTAACATTGATCTAATATCACAGAGACTCCGTGTAATTCAGCTAATGTTGAATAAACTTACAGTTATTAACTATGTTAGCAAGTGCGGCTAAGCTACAAGCTAATGTAGCCTCAGATTCTGCTCACGGAAATGTGCTGAACGCAAAAACACAAGAGTCGCGATAAAAGTGTGAGTTCTTTGTTACAATAACGACTAAAGTGCATCAATAATAAGCGTATAAACGTACCTGGTGGTGTTTTGTTTGGTTACTGAACTCTCCACATGTTATCTTCTGCAGCAACACTTTACGTTACCATAAAACGATGAGAACTGTCGTGAAGACCAGACGCGATCAAAAATAGAGGTTGTGACTCAGTTTTACCCTCTTTTTTTATTGAGCCATAAATGAATTGTTAGAGTTTTAAACTcacctttgatgtttgaaaattaaagttaaagacaaaatcttggaggttttttttttttttttttgcacgggactttttttccaacatttatttgtaattgacagacaaaatacaaacaaaacaaacaaaggacaTACAAATTGGACAATAAAAACTTGACAACACTCAACTCAACATATTCTGTCTCATTATTTTGCAACCTGAAAGCTACTTTTTCCAAGTTTATAGTTTCTCTTGCTCCAGTGATCCACTCTTTATGAGCTGGTGCTTTTGAACAAATCCAAAAAattctccaagttaaaaaaaagccttggttttCCACATGCATTGTAGATTCTAATATATTCATGATAGTAAAATTACATGTGTCCatacatttctctgtcattgttatttaataCTTATGCCCTTTTGTTGTTgattatatttatgattatttcatttaatcaaacaattaatattcctgtCATTACTAATGTAAAGTCGAACACgttctcagtgggtgttggcctccgccaAGGATGTCCCTTGTCACCGATCCTGTTTGTGACCTTCATGGACCGGATTTCGAGGTGCAgccagggggaggaaggggtccggtttggggacctcagaattgcatctctgcttttcgcagatgatgtggttctgttggctccatcacactgtgacctccagcatgcactggggcattttgcagccaagtgtgaagcagttgggatgagagtcagcacctccaagtctgaggccgtGGTTCTCTGTCGAAAACCGgaggattgccccctctgggttgggcgagagttactgcctcaagcgagggagtatcttggggtcttgttcacgagtgaggttAGAATGGAGcctgagatggatcggcgggtcggtgcggcttctgcagtgatgcaggcgctgcgccggtctgtcgtggtgaagagggagctgagccggaaagcaaagctttcgatttcctggtccatctctgtcccaaccctcacctatggtcatgagctctgggtagtgactgaaagaatgagatcacagatacaagcggctgaaatgagtttcctctgtagggtgtctgggctcagccttagagatagggggaggagctcggacatctggagggagctcggagtagagccgctgctccttcgcgtcaaaaggggtcagttgaggtggttcgggcatctgactaGGATGTCCCCTGGGCGCTTCCAGCTGGAGGTGTCCTGgacacatcccactggtaggaggccccgggggagacccagaacacgctggagggattacatatcttgtctggcctgggaacaccttggggtcctccaggaggagctggataGTGTTGCCGgtgagagggatgtctggggtgctttgctcggcctgctgcccccgcgacctggccctggataagcggatgaaaatgg
This DNA window, taken from Epinephelus moara isolate mb chromosome 6, YSFRI_EMoa_1.0, whole genome shotgun sequence, encodes the following:
- the rpp25l gene encoding ribonuclease P protein subunit p25-like protein, which encodes MENYNKARTVEQPPICPFPGLPPDTPEVRVKENSKIRNLLRYAQIRMEAKPRAAEDEGRCTPEDGGVAVEGQQEAPGRPLCKQIVFTAVGKGVSKAITCAEIVKRRVKGLHQLTRLLFSTVQEVWEPLEPAAGLDSLTVSRNLPTIWILLSREPLDCSQPGYQAPGRYDALWAQSANREEGGQRPGHKRKKGGVGGGGGGGGSSGGGGGRGRGPGRQTGRSKEPTKGQS